In a genomic window of Deltaproteobacteria bacterium:
- a CDS encoding serine/threonine protein kinase: MADTLITDRRTPTATYRILRKLGKGGMAEVFLARQEGIAGFRRLAVIKKILPQFSAVSNVAEMLLDEARIAAQLNHPNIVQIYELGKEDGQYFIAMEYVDGCDLATLARIERHKNARVPMRLALRVVSEAAMGLDYAHRQVGLDGRPLNVVHRDVSPHNILCSREGAVKLTDFGIAKAVGKVQVTEVGVVKGKVQYMAPEQYTGGEVDNRSDIFSLGVVLYQLTTGRLPRVTKSGNVAMRRVLEGKIPRPTEIRTDYPEELEAVVMRSLAHNPDERYPDAASFRDDLLDFARQNDLLAFPKELGDYVNQLVPPTPLFTKDEESGTPVRLPRPEPSVIVADHADTDPPEGTEVASPFGMAVPTGARESLESMERRDRGDRGERGDRGDRGERGERGERADRAKHRSVPSDTQEVDERAVLSHESLTPAAIPPGRRVAEPIDDRGRDEAEDSRRARRSERHRAVVPERGSAKGSNGASRRREAASSGSNGHHEESGQRAVTQRTSVPKSVGPSGPPPRRHLGLWVGLAAGALGLGAAGFVAWRHPEVFGRNVPVTQPGTGSATAEPKVQGAGVVDIMANPASTAVSVDGAQRCSSTPCRIEGLPLGRELLITLRSPGHDLWMQRLVLTPNDPRLLLRADLTPSGRPGGAGVPKEGGAPVEKGGSSGSAADKVGKSGKTSKGSKGVKTGGTPKAPEGGAAAGGEAGKGSAPSTKPQKGTGIVTVVDSDVADISMLVVDVKPAWAEVSIDGQKAGHTPLQIKIEPGKHTIELKNSELNYHRVYKIKAKIGKKVKISDTIQQPGGGQPPG, from the coding sequence GTGGCCGATACGCTGATCACCGACCGCCGCACCCCCACCGCCACGTACCGTATCCTTCGCAAGCTCGGCAAGGGAGGTATGGCCGAGGTCTTCCTGGCGCGGCAGGAGGGGATCGCCGGCTTCCGGCGACTCGCCGTGATCAAGAAGATCCTTCCGCAGTTCTCGGCGGTGAGCAACGTGGCCGAGATGCTGCTCGACGAGGCGAGGATCGCGGCGCAGCTCAACCACCCCAACATCGTTCAGATCTACGAGCTCGGCAAGGAGGATGGTCAGTACTTCATCGCCATGGAGTACGTGGACGGCTGCGACCTGGCCACGCTCGCCCGCATCGAACGACACAAGAACGCGCGCGTGCCCATGCGGCTCGCCCTGCGCGTGGTGTCGGAAGCCGCGATGGGACTTGACTACGCCCATCGGCAGGTGGGGCTCGATGGCCGGCCTCTCAACGTCGTTCACCGCGACGTGAGCCCGCACAACATCCTCTGTAGTCGCGAGGGGGCGGTGAAGCTTACCGACTTCGGCATCGCGAAGGCCGTCGGGAAGGTGCAGGTCACCGAGGTCGGGGTGGTCAAGGGCAAGGTCCAATACATGGCCCCCGAGCAGTACACCGGGGGCGAGGTCGACAACCGCTCCGACATCTTCTCCCTCGGTGTCGTGCTCTATCAGCTGACGACGGGTCGGCTGCCGCGCGTGACCAAGAGCGGCAACGTGGCGATGCGGCGCGTGCTCGAGGGAAAGATCCCGCGCCCGACGGAGATTCGGACCGACTACCCCGAGGAACTCGAGGCGGTGGTGATGCGCTCGCTCGCGCACAATCCCGACGAGCGCTACCCGGACGCGGCCTCCTTTCGCGACGACCTGCTCGATTTCGCGCGGCAGAACGATCTGCTCGCCTTCCCGAAGGAGCTGGGGGACTACGTCAACCAGCTCGTCCCACCGACGCCGCTCTTCACCAAGGACGAGGAGTCCGGTACGCCCGTGCGGCTCCCCCGGCCGGAGCCGTCGGTGATCGTCGCCGATCACGCCGACACCGATCCCCCCGAGGGGACGGAGGTGGCCTCCCCCTTCGGGATGGCGGTCCCCACGGGGGCGAGGGAGAGCCTCGAGTCGATGGAGCGGCGGGACCGCGGAGATCGTGGCGAGCGCGGAGACCGGGGAGACCGGGGAGAGCGCGGAGAGCGCGGAGAGCGTGCGGACCGAGCGAAGCACCGGAGCGTTCCGTCGGATACGCAGGAGGTGGACGAGCGCGCGGTTCTCTCGCACGAGTCGCTCACTCCCGCGGCGATTCCACCCGGGCGTCGCGTGGCCGAGCCGATCGACGACCGCGGGCGTGACGAGGCCGAGGATAGCAGGCGCGCGCGACGGTCGGAGAGGCATCGGGCCGTGGTCCCCGAGCGCGGCTCGGCCAAGGGATCCAACGGGGCGTCGCGCCGGCGCGAGGCGGCGAGCTCAGGGAGCAACGGACATCATGAAGAGTCGGGGCAGCGGGCGGTGACGCAGCGAACGTCCGTGCCGAAGTCGGTGGGTCCGAGCGGGCCGCCGCCGCGGCGGCACCTCGGGCTGTGGGTGGGATTGGCCGCGGGTGCGCTCGGGCTCGGCGCCGCGGGGTTCGTGGCCTGGAGGCATCCGGAGGTCTTCGGTCGCAACGTGCCGGTGACGCAGCCCGGAACCGGCAGCGCGACGGCGGAGCCGAAGGTGCAGGGGGCCGGGGTGGTGGACATAATGGCCAACCCGGCGAGCACGGCGGTTTCCGTGGACGGGGCGCAGCGCTGCTCCTCGACCCCGTGCCGGATCGAGGGGCTTCCTCTGGGCCGCGAGCTGCTCATCACGTTGCGGAGCCCGGGGCACGACCTCTGGATGCAGCGGCTCGTGCTAACGCCGAACGACCCGCGGCTTCTGCTCCGCGCGGACCTCACCCCGTCGGGGCGGCCAGGTGGAGCGGGAGTGCCGAAAGAGGGGGGGGCTCCGGTCGAGAAGGGCGGCTCCTCGGGCTCTGCGGCGGACAAGGTCGGGAAAAGTGGTAAGACGAGCAAGGGGAGTAAAGGCGTCAAAACTGGCGGAACGCCCAAGGCTCCCGAAGGGGGGGCGGCCGCCGGGGGCGAGGCGGGCAAGGGGAGCGCTCCGTCCACCAAGCCGCAGAAGGGGACGGGCATCGTCACGGTGGTCGATAGCGATGTGGCGGACATCTCCATGCTGGTCGTGGACGTGAAGCCGGCCTGGGCGGAGGTCTCCATCGACGGGCAGAAGGCCGGCCACACGCCGCTCCAGATCAAGATCGAGCCGGGAAAGCACACCATCGAGCTGAAGAACTCCGAGCTGAACTATCACCGCGTCTACAAGATCAAGGCCAAGATCGGTAAGAAGGTGAAGATCAGCGACACCATCCAGCAGCCCGGCGGGGGCCAGCCCCCGGGCTAG
- a CDS encoding YifB family Mg chelatase-like AAA ATPase, with protein sequence MLCRLTSAAVLGIDAIPIEVEVDISGGLPGFHLVGLPMGAVREGSVRIKAALANSSYSLGCSRVTVNLAPADLRKEGAAFDLAIAIGSLVAKGLLKDVRKDLLLAGELSLDGRVRSIRGVLSLAELAARMGLKGMVLPAVNAAEAALVEGLEIYGVETLQQAVSVLAGGEGAVRPSDPTSVREENSGVDFAELVGQREARRAAEVAAAGGHNLMLVGPPGSGKTMIARRLGTILPPLTRIEAIEATKVHSVAGLLGERHLVPERPFRAPHHTCSHVGLVGGGAPPRPGEVSLAHHGVLFLDELPEFQRAALEALRQPLEDGQVTIVRARQSVTFPSRFMLVAAMNPCPCGYAGSTVRVCTCGEKEARRYRGRISGPLLDRFDLFISVGPVPTKALLGGEPGESSGAIRERVARARRRQAERFRRKRIHCNAQMSARQLGRHVALGTRSTALLTEYAEAHRVSARALHRTCRVARTIADLEDRDDVTEEHLLLALTLQQARWML encoded by the coding sequence ATGCTCTGCAGGCTCACGAGTGCCGCGGTACTGGGGATCGACGCCATTCCGATCGAGGTGGAGGTGGACATCTCCGGCGGTCTGCCGGGATTCCACCTCGTGGGTCTTCCCATGGGCGCCGTACGAGAGGGGTCGGTGCGCATCAAGGCGGCGCTCGCGAACAGCTCCTACTCGCTCGGCTGCTCGCGCGTCACGGTGAACCTCGCGCCCGCCGACCTGCGCAAGGAGGGTGCGGCCTTCGATCTGGCCATTGCGATCGGAAGCCTGGTCGCGAAAGGGCTGCTGAAGGACGTGCGGAAGGATCTGCTGCTGGCAGGCGAGCTCTCGCTGGACGGGCGCGTGCGTTCGATCCGGGGCGTGCTCTCCCTGGCGGAGCTCGCCGCGCGCATGGGTTTGAAGGGGATGGTGCTCCCAGCCGTCAACGCGGCTGAGGCCGCGCTCGTCGAGGGACTCGAGATCTACGGCGTGGAGACGCTGCAGCAGGCCGTTTCGGTGCTGGCGGGTGGAGAGGGTGCCGTGCGTCCGAGCGACCCTACGAGCGTGCGCGAGGAGAACTCCGGCGTGGACTTCGCGGAACTCGTGGGCCAGCGAGAGGCGCGCCGCGCGGCAGAGGTCGCGGCGGCCGGCGGCCACAACCTGATGCTCGTCGGCCCGCCCGGGTCGGGCAAGACGATGATCGCGCGCCGCCTGGGAACGATTCTTCCGCCGCTCACCCGCATCGAGGCGATCGAGGCGACGAAGGTGCACAGCGTGGCCGGGTTGCTCGGCGAGCGTCACCTGGTGCCGGAGCGGCCGTTTCGTGCGCCGCACCACACGTGCAGCCACGTGGGTCTCGTCGGAGGTGGCGCCCCGCCGCGGCCGGGCGAGGTGAGTCTCGCGCACCACGGGGTGCTGTTTCTCGACGAGCTACCCGAGTTCCAGCGGGCGGCGCTCGAGGCGTTGCGTCAACCGCTCGAGGACGGACAGGTGACAATCGTGCGGGCACGGCAGTCGGTCACGTTTCCGTCGCGCTTCATGCTGGTGGCGGCCATGAACCCGTGCCCGTGCGGGTACGCAGGGTCGACCGTGCGGGTGTGCACCTGCGGCGAGAAGGAGGCCCGCCGTTACCGCGGCCGTATCTCGGGGCCGCTGCTCGACCGCTTCGATCTGTTCATCTCGGTGGGGCCGGTTCCGACGAAGGCGCTCCTCGGCGGCGAACCGGGCGAGAGCTCCGGGGCCATCCGCGAGCGGGTGGCGCGGGCGCGGCGCCGGCAGGCCGAGCGCTTTCGTCGCAAGCGCATCCACTGCAATGCGCAGATGAGCGCCCGGCAGCTCGGGCGACACGTGGCGCTGGGCACCAGGAGCACCGCCTTGCTGACCGAATACGCCGAGGCCCATCGCGTGAGCGCGCGGGCGCTGCATCGAACCTGCCGCGTGGCCCGGACCATCGCGGATCTGGAGGACCGGGACGACGTGACGGAGGAACACCTGCTGCTCGCGCTCACGCTGCAGCAGGCCCGCTGGATGTTGTGA
- the recA gene encoding recombinase RecA yields MAKSSPRLKAIAGAVAAIEKQFGKGAIMTLGEGNGGQAVETFSSGSLMLDVALGVGGLPKGRLIEIYGPESSGKTTLALHAIAQMQAAGGICAFIDAEHALDVGYAQALGVDLRELLVSQPDYGEQALEVADHLVRSGAVALVVVDSVAALVPKAEIEGEMGETHMGLQARLMSQAMRKLTGGAFRQGTSILFINQTRQKIGVTYGSNVTTTGGTALKFYASVRLEVARIGALKEGEQMVGNRTRVKVVKNKLAPPFRTAELDIVYGKGVHREAEVLDLAIDKGVVQKSGAWFALGEHQLGQGRPAACRWLAERPEVREKLAAHVLSLARSAESTAKGEDEGEGGEADEAVQAA; encoded by the coding sequence ATGGCGAAGAGCAGTCCACGGCTGAAGGCGATCGCGGGCGCGGTGGCGGCGATCGAGAAGCAGTTCGGCAAGGGAGCCATCATGACCCTCGGAGAGGGGAACGGAGGTCAGGCGGTGGAGACCTTCTCGAGCGGGTCTCTGATGCTGGACGTCGCGCTCGGGGTGGGAGGGCTGCCGAAGGGGCGCCTGATCGAGATCTACGGTCCGGAGTCGTCGGGGAAGACGACGCTGGCCCTGCACGCCATCGCGCAGATGCAGGCGGCCGGCGGCATCTGCGCCTTCATCGACGCCGAGCACGCGCTCGACGTGGGCTACGCGCAGGCGCTCGGCGTGGACCTGCGCGAGCTGCTGGTGAGTCAGCCGGACTACGGGGAGCAGGCGCTGGAGGTGGCGGATCATCTGGTGCGGTCGGGCGCCGTGGCGCTCGTGGTGGTGGATTCGGTGGCGGCGCTCGTTCCGAAGGCTGAGATCGAGGGAGAGATGGGAGAGACGCACATGGGGCTGCAGGCGCGGCTGATGAGCCAGGCGATGCGCAAGCTGACCGGAGGCGCGTTCCGCCAGGGCACGAGCATCCTCTTCATCAACCAGACGCGGCAGAAGATCGGCGTGACCTACGGGAGCAACGTGACCACGACGGGCGGGACGGCGCTCAAGTTCTACGCGAGCGTGCGTCTCGAGGTGGCGCGCATCGGGGCGCTCAAAGAGGGCGAGCAAATGGTGGGGAACCGCACGCGGGTCAAGGTGGTGAAGAACAAGCTCGCGCCGCCGTTTCGCACCGCGGAGCTCGACATCGTGTACGGCAAGGGAGTGCATCGGGAGGCTGAGGTGCTGGACCTGGCGATCGACAAGGGGGTGGTGCAGAAGAGCGGGGCGTGGTTCGCCCTCGGCGAGCACCAGCTAGGGCAGGGGCGACCGGCGGCGTGCCGTTGGCTCGCAGAGCGGCCCGAGGTGCGGGAGAAGCTGGCGGCGCACGTGTTGTCTCTCGCGCGGAGCGCGGAGAGCACGGCGAAGGGGGAGGACGAGGGTGAGGGCGGAGAGGCCGACGAGGCGGTGCAGGCAGCGTAG